The DNA window TCTGCCGGTCGGCGCTGCCCTACACGCTCGACCTCGTCCTGCACGCCGTGAACCGCTCGCCCGGGGTGCTCGAGGTCGCGGTCTCCGGCGACCTGGTCGGATCGGTGCGCTACGACCTGTCGCCCGTCCCTGGTGGCACCCGCCTGGACTTCGCCCAGGAGGTCAGGGTGGCGGGCCTGCTGGGCCTGGCGTCGTACGTCGCGGGTCCGCTGATGCGCTGGAACCACGACCGGATGATGCGGGGCTGCCGTCAGGGGCTCGCCGCTCGTCTCGCCGGATGACGCCGAGCACGAGCAGCAGCTGCGCGACGACGTACGTCGCCATGACGCTGACGTCGTGCGCCGGCAGGTCGAGGCCGGAGAACGCGTCGATCGCGATCAGCCCGTCCGACACGAGGAAGAAGGCGCCGCCCACCCACGCCAGCCGATCGACGCCCGTTGCCAGCACGGCCATCGTGCCGAGGCACAGGCCGTAGACGAGCACCGCCGGCGCCAGCACTCCCGCGCCCGGGAGGCAGACCGCGACCAGCCCGACCACCACCACGCCGTACGCCGTCAGCCAGGCGCGGCTCCGCCGGACGACGCTCTGGGCGAGGTACGGGCGGAAGGCCGCGATGTAGCAGACCTGCGCGACCAGGAAGCAGCCCACCATCGTCAGGAACGCCAGGTCGCCGTCGAGCAACCGCGGCCCCGTGTCGCCGAGCCAGGACCCGCCGAGTGCCGCGAGGGACAGCGTGACCAGGCGGCTCCGTGGACTGGCGGTCCTG is part of the Nocardioides conyzicola genome and encodes:
- a CDS encoding SRPBCC family protein; translated protein: MSRVFAFRDSWEVPAVPADVHGVLVDLERYPSWWPEVLAVASLGPDDARVLCRSALPYTLDLVLHAVNRSPGVLEVAVSGDLVGSVRYDLSPVPGGTRLDFAQEVRVAGLLGLASYVAGPLMRWNHDRMMRGCRQGLAARLAG
- a CDS encoding lysoplasmalogenase — its product is MLNPRARAVLTAYGVLGVVQVVAQATGPGWFAGLTQVLLMPVLALALLARTASPRSRLVTLSLAALGGSWLGDTGPRLLDGDLAFLTMVGCFLVAQVCYIAAFRPYLAQSVVRRSRAWLTAYGVVVVGLVAVCLPGAGVLAPAVLVYGLCLGTMAVLATGVDRLAWVGGAFFLVSDGLIAIDAFSGLDLPAHDVSVMATYVVAQLLLVLGVIRRDERRAPDGSPASSGRGSSASADPRRTTPGPAGPPP